The nucleotide sequence ttctgactaagttaagtatatcaatatgtttgtaaaaataatgacaagtttcttagtcggaatatgtggttccacgagtcattaaactaaaagcctttaccatttacgttcacttaatacaaaAAAAACATCGTTAAACTGTtttatttaaacaaacccgtgattccacgggtcatttcactagtttcgtGATATACCATTTACCAGCATTAATGTTGACGTCCTTCCAACAAAAGATACGTAACAGTAACGGAAATTTtaaacaaaaataaagaaaaaaggAAAATTCGAAGAGAGAGAGGGATCGGTTGGAGGGAGAGAGAGATCTAAGACATATACCAAAACGATTATACACACCGGCTCCCCCTTCCGATCTAATCGGACTCTGCAATtttaattagggtttatgtttttTCAATCATCACATATCCTTTGAATGATTTTACATAATACTTGtattttatgtgtatataaatCCATAATTAGGTCGATTGTcgttgtatcatcatcatcaatttaatGGCATCCGATCAGGTACTGCCTAATTCAACCGCTTCGTCTAAAAAGCAACAACAATTGGAAGCTGGGAAGAAGCGGGTATGTTGTATCGATTCTTAATTGCATTAGGTTactctttttctatttggattctgaATGTATGTTGTTAATTTGGACATTCTGTGATGTTTGATTATCTCATTtggtaatttaatttttttttataaatatttttaggtTAATTAAAATTTGAAGTTTATTAGTTAAATTGGGTCTGAAATGGGATAAACCTAATACAAACCTGCATGTTATGTGAACTTAAAATTTAGTTTTTCAGGTGTACACATTTTTTTTTATGATGAATGATCATGCTGTGAAGAAGTTGGTTTGCATATTGAATTAGCTCAGATTTCAATTAAGTGTTAAAGTATTGATTAAAGCTTTATGCTTTACTAAGATAGTGACTTTAAACTTTGAAGTAGCCTTATCTTGAAGAAGCTTTTAACAGTCTTTTATATATAGAATTAAGGGATCTTACTTTTTCTTCTAGTTATGTGATATTGATGGTTTATGTTATGAGTGCCAACTACCAAGTACAAGACTTATTTATATATACGTTTCTTTTAATTTGATGGATGGATGGATCGATGGGTGATGATTTGCTTTGGGTTTTTTCTATCTTATGTTTCTGTAAGTGGGTCAGATTATGAGACTAAATTTTTTGTTGTAATCAGTTATTGCAAGGTCATATAATACAAGTTTAGTACATAGAGTTTAGTAACGAAGAAAGATAACAAGTACCAGAATAAACTCTCCTGCCTAAGTACAAAGTCCCACACTTCCACtaacctaatttttttttttttgacactgTTATGTCAACCAATCCCATTACGAAATTAGGTTCAGTGGATGAATTTTAATTGTAGTTTCTGTATGCCTTTTCATCCCATTTCTATTGAACAGCTGAACGATACAACATTATACTACATCAGTGAAAGTATCACATTCTTGACAGCTTAATCCAACACATTTAGCTATTTTAGATCGGTGTAAAATGAAAGAAGGTAACGCTATTCTTCGGTGCATGGAatcctttaatttttttttttctgggcATATTATATTTCAAGTGCAATGGTATTTTGCTTTGAGAAGCTACTCTATGCTCTACTCTGTTGCCAACATAGTTGTGATTGATGTACTGAATGTAGTTCGCTTTACTGGTTTTTTTATTAGTGGGTGTTCGTATTTGTGTTATCTGATTACTTTGACTTGAAATCACAATAACTAGTGTACACTTTTATGGTCAAACAGATTCTGTTTCTGATTATAGGGGTTTCGTCACTAGTTATAGATAATCATTTCTGTTGTGATCTTATTTATTTTAATTGACCCTTGTTTAAGCTGTATGCTTGATTTCCTTTTATAGCTTGAGGAGTTCCGTAAGAAGAAAGCAGCAGCCAAAAAAGCTTCTTCAAGTAATCCCGCCTCTTCTTCTAACGGAGATGTAAAAGTGACCAAATCTTTAGTTTCTGATACTATTCAGACACCAGATACTACATCTGATTCAGGTTTAGATTTTCAAGTTGGAAAAAATGAAAAGATAACAATGGATGTTAATGAAGCTGAAACTCATTTGAATCCTATAAGCAGTCTCAATAACTCTTCTGCAAGTTTAGGGCAGGCATATTTAACTGATGGAAAGTTGGGCCATGATGCACCGTATGCGGTGGATCCCGAAAAAAGTAAATCTCTTAATAATTCAGAAGAGAAAGTTGATAGTTATTCCAATCATTTTAGTAGTACGAAGCTTGAAGATGCCCTTAAAAATATTAACGAAGGTCATCTAAAGGATTTTACTCATGCAAATCCTGTTACAACTCAAGTTTCAGTTACTAGCAATTTAGGTCAGTATGATCAACCTGCAAATGGACCAACATACAGAGGTAATCCAATTTTCTATGTACATGGTACATATAGACGTGTTAATTTTAACCTATTTACTTATGAAAGTGTCAATCTGGGTTATGTATTATATCTATCAGGTAAAAAGTAATGGGTCAAAGGGGTCAAAACTTGCCTAAAACATTTTTAAATGTATAAAACTTCCAAAACTGTTTTAATCATAAGATATTGTGTATGTTGACAATATAGTTTGTGTAGCCCTACATGATTTATGAATTGTTTGAAATGTTACACCTTTTTATAGACAAAAGTTGTTTCATAAAAACCCAACCTGACTCGTTATAAAGCTACACCGTTTGACTTGTAATTCACATATACCTTCAACTTTCAGATTCTTCATCTGAATCTAGGAAATCTATACAAGATATACTGGCAAATCGTTATCCACCAATATCTTCAATGGATAACAGGAACCATAAGAACCTTTTCGATCAACCCGCCATTGAAAGTAGCTCATCTTTATGGACACCTGAGTCTATATCAACAAGCTTTAGATCTGAAGCTAATCAGACGTCCATGTCATCAGGCTTAGCTGGAAGATCACGTCCATCTTTCCTTGATTCTCTCAATGTGTCCAAAAACTCTTCAAATTCTCTTTCAGATGCAGAAACAGATAAAGCAAATCCTTTCAGTTCAAAAGTTTACCCTGTGGATGCTCCTGTTTCATCATATAATAACACACAAAGTTTCATGAGCTCTTCGGTTGCTAATCACAGTGACCCATTTAGGCGGAATGAAATTGATATCGATAGGAGGAACGATTTTAATTCTACCAAACAGAATGAAGATTTTGCTGCTTTGGAACAGGTTTCATCTTTTCAGTAGCTCTTATCACCTAAACTGTAACATTGTTATTTTCATTATTGGCTATTAATTATCCCTTGATGGTCTATTTAACTTGTTATATGTCATAAAGCTGCAAACTTTGTACGTGTACATGCAATTacttactttattttttttttccatttcttTGAGCAGCATATTGAAGACCTAACTCAAGAAAAGTTCTCTTTGCAACGAGCTTTGGAGGCTTCACGAGTTCTTGCAGAGTCTTTAGCAACTGAGAACTCAGCACTCACCGATACTTATAACCAACAGGTTTTAAATTTAGCTGCGACATTCTTTGATACAACTCTTGTCGATTTGCAAGCATTACTTTATTTAAAGAAAGTTCATTAATTTCCATtgatttttcttttatttatttgtttattttcaATTTATCTATGACTTCTCTTTTGCTTGCAGGGAGGTGTTGTCAACCAATTAAAGGCTGATATGGAGAGATTGCAGGAAGAAATTAAGGCTCAGATGGTTAGTATGTTgtaaaatattataatattaacTTTTTCGAGCTGAATATATTTTTAATTCGTTAGCACATGTTTTTTTTGTGACTAGGTGGAACTTGAGGCTATGAGGATTGAGTACGGGAATGCTCAGTTAGAATGTGGTGCAGCTGATGAACGTGCCAAGTTGTTAGCATCTGAAGTTATTGGTTTAGAAGAGAAGGTACTATACACCTATGTTATTTTATCAACATACAGTTATGGCAAAATAGGCGGGTCAAGCAGGTTTGCGTAACTAGTCAAATGTGTTGTTGCTTTGGTAATAGTCAAAATGGGTAGGGTTAGATTCACCTTGAACACTTGTGCAATATGATATAAAGAAGTAAAAAAGAGTTTCTTTGAAATGATTTAGGAGTTTTCAGGCCTTGAAATACACTTTGGGCGACGTTCAACAAATCCATTCATTTCCTTGTGAGCTAGTTTTCAATGTCCCATTAAAGATAAAACATAACCTGAATCAACCCATTTATAAGTGAATTAGTTTGACATTGATATCTCCATACTTCTCGATTTATCTAGTTTTCAGGATTGTATTAATGATGAAGTGCACTTATTGGTTGTTATTTATACCCTTGTTTCTTTGTAGGCACTAAGACTGAGGTCTAACGAGCTGAAACTGGAGAGACAGTTGGAGAACTTAGAAGCTGAAATGTCCTCACAGAAGTACGGTCTGAGCTTATAACTTTAAAGTACtattctattattaatattttagTATTACATTTTTGTATTAGTTGAAGAAATAACAATATTGTTTAATGACTAGGAATAAAGTAATATCTAATTTTTCTTGTCTAACCTCTTCGGTTTAAATCATCGGATTTTATTTATATATTCACTGTTACTGTTATTGTGTCACCCTGGTTGAAAGTTTGTATTTATAAAACATTTAGGAGAAGAATATCTAGCCTGGAAAAGGAGCGTCAAGATCTCCAGTCCACTATTGAAGCTTTACAAGAAGGTATACACTTATAAAttttatgtttttattattttgacaTGATAAAGCACACAAGTTATGATCGTAAGTTGGCATTTTGAGATGATTTTCTTGTTTCCACTTTGCATAGAGAAAAAGCTAATGCAATCCAAGTTGTGGAAAGTACCCGCAACTGGGAATTCGGTAGATATTAAAAAGAGTTTTGCCGCTAAAAAGGAAGCATCAACTTCTACAGACGATCTTGGTATGTGATCAATTGCGATACTGGTCTATTTTACTTTATTTTTTCATAAATTGATCACATATATCAGTGTATGAACTACAAAATGAATAAGAAAATTACAATActgaataattatataaatatgatTAAAGGAAAAAGATCTTATAAGAAACGATATTATAGTAAACAACTAAACATATGTTTCCCTAGTTGTTTATTATTTACCGGTTAATCATACATTGTTCTTGATACAGTAGATGAGAACGAAGATACTTTAGCTGGTACCACGAACGTACAAGCTACAGTTGGTGAAAGTGATGCCTCTGGTATAATACTAAATAGGAATCTTGGTTTTGATGTTACATCTTCAAGTATACCACAAGATCAGATGAGAATGATTCATAACATCAACACATTAATTTCTGAGGTAGTTGCTCTATTCATTAAAATCGATCTTATTTATATACAAACTTTTTTATTACtatacattttaatttatcacATTTGTTTTGTAATAGTTGTCATTGGAGAAAGAAGAATTAATGCAAGCGTTGTCAACTGAATCATCACTAAGTTCCAAGTTGAAGGTAAGGTGTAGTCAAATTGATATCTTATGTGTATGAATTTGTAATCCACCAATTAATAATTTAATGTTTAATTTTTTCGTGATGAAGGAGTTGAACAAGGAATTATCGCATAAACTTGAAGTTCAAACGCAAAGATTAGAGTTATTGACTTCTCAGAGTATGGtgatgagtgataataataatatcccaTCAAGAAAGTCAACTCCTCACCCTGTGGTTGACAACACTCCGTATGCTGATGAAGGTGATGAGGTACATTAACGTTGCCCTTTCACAAAAATTGTTAGATCCAAaggtggtaatttcgacccatttacataTGGTCGATTCGGTATAGCGGTAACATCAAAGTTGCAAAACTCGCTGCTCGGGGAGTAATTGGTTGGGATTTTGGAGGGAATAATCGGCAATTCGGGGGTTAACCGGATTGggctttttatatatttaaataataaatttcaaaattatgtgtaaatatagaaggaaaaacataaacataaacttaaATATAATTGGCTAAGAACGTAAATATAAACgctcattttatttaaaaactataATATTTTAGTTtatattcatgttaaaatgttgactgATTTTTACTTTGACCAACAGATCCGATTTTGACCCATTAACAAATGTTGACGGTTATTTAAACGGAATATGAAAATTGGAACGGACTGTTTTTAAAAAGGAGTGATCGGGTTTTTTTTACAATAGTgggtaaaatgaaaaaaaaaaaaaatgttttgaaAGTAGATTGGTAAAGGGTATTTTCAGTGGAAGAAACCTCTCAAATCTTTTTTGTTCAcgataagttaataattataataattatatatttttgtgtaataatatagtctttataatttataataatctaCATATCATATAATGTATTGAACATAATTGTTGGGTCAACGGGTGTGACCCATTTTGGAACCTCTAGTGACTTTATTTCTAATAATCACCACACCTCGATTAACTCTTTTTGTGCGTAGGTGGTGGAAAGAGTTTTAGGATGGATAATGAAGCTTTTTCCCGGAGGGCCATCAAAGCGGCAAACTAAGCATCTTTGAGTCTCGACACCTCAAAAGGTTTGGTCATTATAGTTTTGACGTGTCACGCTTCAGAACTCTTTTTTCCGTTGGTCATAATCAATGGAGATGCAATTTCATCTCCTTGGAAAAATCTGGCAAATAGAGTGTTTCCATGTTATTATGGATGTGGGATTACAAAGTGAGTACACTGGTACTGATAGAAGAGTGTAACATCGATGTTTTTtttaatcatatttttattttgttaAAGATATAAATCCGTTTTCTTTTTTGATTACACAGGTAATTTTCATATGTTTATAATGTGTGACAGTGAGTTTATCTTGGAATGTTTTTAAGGTAGTCATTGTTTTTGTCAGATGTGTACTTATTCTTTTCTTCTTTGGAAACAAAGCTCATTCATAATATTTTAAAGATGATAATGTCAACTTAATGTATAGTAGTGTTTTTCAGATTTACTCATCGAACTATTCATGGTTTTCTTGATGCATAGTGCAAAGGCGCAAAGCTATGAAagatttaacattttttttttgttagtaGGGTCATAAGCACCGGCGAGTGTGTGGTCACCGGATATTAAAAATTTTACTACAGgaccctttttatttttattttaaattatatatatatatatatatatatatatatatatatatatatatatgctccactaaatttaactacaacTAGTAAAATAGCATTGAGAATATAATTAGTACTGGAAAAAATTCGGGACCCCTTGAAATCGGCCAGGGTTGGAACATAGTGAAGGCTAGGAGGGGCATCTGCCCCCTGAAATATCTGATTCTCATTTTTAGTAGTGCATGTATTTATATTAAATTTGCAAGTGGATGAGTAGTTAAAGCACATTCAAACTACATCAGAACCTGGAATTGTTTTCCGCCCCTGATTATTAGTGCCCATTTCAAGAAAAATAGCATCTTAATAGATTTATACCAATCCGATTAACGTTAATCATTATATTATACTCGTTCTTTTATTGTTGCTTCTAGTATCATGGTCCATGGAAATAACAAAAGCTCTTAACGAATACCAATACTGTAAAGCTAGTCTCCAGTTTTCATtcatatagcatgtacattactaaaatattataattatatattatatattattattggttattattattatatcataaataatATCATAATTAACACTGCATCACATGTATATATCTTCATAAACTACCCATATTTAATTATTTGTCACGTCTTCAAGCATTCACAATCATTCCACCTaccaaaaaaagaaaaagaaaaaacaattagcaacacaaatatttttaaaaaatatgtCAAAAGATCATATATTTTAATTAGTGACCAAAAATGTACCATTAGGATGGAGGACTTGGCCTGTATAATAAGAAGAGTCCTCACAAGCCAGAAACACATAAGCCGGAGCTATTTCATACGGCTGCCCTGCTCGATTCATCGGGCACTCGGACCCGAATTTTGATATCTGTTCTTCATTAAAAGAGGCCGGGATCAGAGGGGTCCACACCGGTCCCGGTGCTACCCCGTTCACTCGAATGTTTTTTTCGGCCAATTGCAATGCTAGAGCTCTAATGAAGGACACTATGGCTCCCTTTGTTGATGTGTAGTCCAACAATGTGGTATGACCTTTGTAGGCATTAACAGAAGTTGTACAAATGATGCTGCTTCCTTCTTTCATGTACTTCAGTGCATGCCTACATGTATAATGCAACAATATTAGAACGTGTAATTATTGAGTTGTACTTTCTATAATTTGTGAAAATAAGGTATCACAAAGGATGTAAATAGTGACAACTTTTGCCCTTTTAGTGAAAGTATCTTAAACAATATACTAGTATTTTCTTTGCCCAAATTCATTGTCAGTATTTCATTTTGATTCATTTCAATTAATTGTTTATTTTCAGATTAAAAAAATTCTATTTAACCTTAAAGTATTGAGGTTTCATTCTGACCTTGAAGTCATTGGTCTAAAGTCAAGTTCTGATGTGGACATTTGGACATTATTATGTATATTTTCATGTAAAATCGTGTGAATTGTGTGTGACGTttgccttttttttaaaaaaagagatAAAATCTGAAAAGTAAATAAAAAAACAAATACAATTATCTTAAGCCGTGTAAAATTTGTCATAGTTAAACCGATAGTactattttataaaatatattgaATCTTATTTTTTAACAAAAAGGCAAGGTTTGGAATCAATGACGGGCAGTGGCGGAAGCAGGATTTTTcttcaccgggggcgaaatttttttttaataccgtagcaacttttttgggcaaaatactgagtttttgggacaaaaattggaggtttttaggcaaaattttgaggtttttggataaaatttgaaggtttgtgggcaaaatttgaaggttttggggcaaaatttagagaattgtgggcaaaatttgaagaatttgaggcaaaatttgaagattttgaggcaaaatttgaaggttttgaggcaaaatatgtaggttttggggcaaatggcttttgtgtttggggcaaaatgaaaaaaatccaaatttttacactaaaatttcgaaatcgactgggggcgggcgcccccctgCCCTCCCTCTAAATTCGCCCCTGCTGACGGGATAGAAACCACCTAATCGATCATTTTTCACGCACGCACGCTTTCAGGCGAAAACCCGAACCGCATGACAGGGAACGAAAACCCGAACCGCATGATAGGGAACGAAAACCCGAACCGCATGATAGGGACCCGATAATCAAACCATTAGGGCATGTGGCCCAGGCCGAATTTCAGAATGCAAAATGGTAAAACCTCTCACTGAAACTTCTTAGGAGGCATGGTAGACCCAaggattgaacccatgacctctaccCACCCGATACTCAAGGTAGGTGAACCACTCGGCCAAAAACATCAGTAAATTATCAACTTTTAAGTTAAAAAATACTTGATTTTTACCTCGTCAAGAAAAAGTGGGAGTAAATATTGGTCCTAAACACCCTATCAAGCCAATTTTCATCGATTTCTTCAACGGAACGAGATTGGTACTGCTCAGCTGCATTGTTGACCAAGATATCGATACGTCCGAACTGTCCAACGACTTGATCAACCACCGATTTACAGTTGTTATCGTATCCTAAATCGGTTGGTATTGCAATAGGATCTTGCGAGTCTTTCACTCTGGCTTGTTTAATTATGTTTAAAGTGTCTGCTGCATCTTTGTCTTCTTGACCCTTAACATAAGTGAAGGCAATTGTTGCTCCTTCTTTAGCATAGGAGTAGCAAACTGCCCGTCCTATGCCCGAATCTCCTCCGGTAACCAACGCAACTTTACCCTATGTTTAAAACACTAATTAATAA is from Rutidosis leptorrhynchoides isolate AG116_Rl617_1_P2 chromosome 10, CSIRO_AGI_Rlap_v1, whole genome shotgun sequence and encodes:
- the LOC139872087 gene encoding protein BLISTER isoform X1, translated to MASDQVLPNSTASSKKQQQLEAGKKRLEEFRKKKAAAKKASSSNPASSSNGDVKVTKSLVSDTIQTPDTTSDSGLDFQVGKNEKITMDVNEAETHLNPISSLNNSSASLGQAYLTDGKLGHDAPYAVDPEKSKSLNNSEEKVDSYSNHFSSTKLEDALKNINEGHLKDFTHANPVTTQVSVTSNLGQYDQPANGPTYRDSSSESRKSIQDILANRYPPISSMDNRNHKNLFDQPAIESSSSLWTPESISTSFRSEANQTSMSSGLAGRSRPSFLDSLNVSKNSSNSLSDAETDKANPFSSKVYPVDAPVSSYNNTQSFMSSSVANHSDPFRRNEIDIDRRNDFNSTKQNEDFAALEQHIEDLTQEKFSLQRALEASRVLAESLATENSALTDTYNQQGGVVNQLKADMERLQEEIKAQMVELEAMRIEYGNAQLECGAADERAKLLASEVIGLEEKALRLRSNELKLERQLENLEAEMSSQKRRISSLEKERQDLQSTIEALQEEKKLMQSKLWKVPATGNSVDIKKSFAAKKEASTSTDDLVDENEDTLAGTTNVQATVGESDASGIILNRNLGFDVTSSSIPQDQMRMIHNINTLISELSLEKEELMQALSTESSLSSKLKELNKELSHKLEVQTQRLELLTSQSMVMSDNNNIPSRKSTPHPVVDNTPYADEGDEVVERVLGWIMKLFPGGPSKRQTKHL
- the LOC139872087 gene encoding protein BLISTER isoform X2; translated protein: MASDQVLPNSTASSKKQQQLEAGKKRLEEFRKKKAAAKKASSSNPASSSNGDVKVTKSLVSDTIQTPDTTSDSGLDFQVGKNEKITMDVNEAETHLNPISSLNNSSASLGQAYLTDGKLGHDAPYAVDPEKSKSLNNSEEKVDSYSNHFSSTKLEDALKNINEGHLKDFTHANPVTTQVSVTSNLGQYDQPANGPTYRDSSSESRKSIQDILANRYPPISSMDNRNHKNLFDQPAIESSSSLWTPESISTSFRSEANQTSMSSGLAGRSRPSFLDSLNVSKNSSNSLSDAETDKANPFSSKVYPVDAPVSSYNNTQSFMSSSVANHSDPFRRNEIDIDRRNDFNSTKQNEDFAALEQHIEDLTQEKFSLQRALEASRVLAESLATENSALTDTYNQQGGVVNQLKADMERLQEEIKAQMVELEAMRIEYGNAQLECGAADERAKLLASEVIGLEEKALRLRSNELKLERQLENLEAEMSSQKRRISSLEKERQDLQSTIEALQEEKKLMQSKLWKVPATGNSVDIKKSFAAKKEASTSTDDLDENEDTLAGTTNVQATVGESDASGIILNRNLGFDVTSSSIPQDQMRMIHNINTLISELSLEKEELMQALSTESSLSSKLKELNKELSHKLEVQTQRLELLTSQSMVMSDNNNIPSRKSTPHPVVDNTPYADEGDEVVERVLGWIMKLFPGGPSKRQTKHL
- the LOC139873015 gene encoding NADPH-dependent aldehyde reductase 1, chloroplastic-like, which translates into the protein MAQQFLPQRQERQPGKEYVMNPTPQFINSNYKPADKLRGKVALVTGGDSGIGRAVCYSYAKEGATIAFTYVKGQEDKDAADTLNIIKQARVKDSQDPIAIPTDLGYDNNCKSVVDQVVGQFGRIDILVNNAAEQYQSRSVEEIDENWLDRVFRTNIYSHFFLTRHALKYMKEGSSIICTTSVNAYKGHTTLLDYTSTKGAIVSFIRALALQLAEKNIRVNGVAPGPVWTPLIPASFNEEQISKFGSECPMNRAGQPYEIAPAYVFLACEDSSYYTGQVLHPNGGMIVNA